A genomic segment from Pseudomonas sessilinigenes encodes:
- a CDS encoding class I SAM-dependent methyltransferase: MNGQNPQFLSDSYVEETRFGFWFLRSQTWQHHVLRVAINDLRSLFDGEPPRNPVLLDAGCGQGKSFQYLRQVFAPKRLIGVDADPHSLKLSAEEARRQQWEVELIGSDCATLKVADASVDLLFCHQTFHHLVEQEKALAEFYRVLKPGGYLLFAESTEAYIDTWVIRWLFRHPMHVQKSAGQYLQMIARQGFEFTQDNVSYPYLWWSRAKDFGLLERLGLRQPPPVGQREETLVNVVARKPLDPPVDEQGPSA, from the coding sequence ATGAATGGCCAGAACCCGCAGTTCCTGAGCGACAGCTACGTCGAGGAAACCCGCTTCGGTTTCTGGTTCCTGCGCAGCCAAACCTGGCAGCACCATGTGCTGCGGGTGGCTATCAACGATCTGCGCTCACTGTTCGATGGCGAGCCGCCGCGCAACCCGGTGCTGCTGGATGCCGGCTGCGGCCAGGGCAAGTCCTTCCAGTACCTGCGCCAGGTGTTCGCGCCCAAGCGCCTGATCGGTGTCGATGCCGACCCCCATAGCCTCAAGCTCAGCGCCGAGGAAGCCCGGCGCCAGCAGTGGGAAGTGGAATTGATCGGTAGCGATTGCGCCACCTTGAAAGTGGCGGACGCCAGCGTCGACCTGCTGTTCTGCCACCAGACCTTCCACCACCTGGTGGAACAGGAAAAAGCCCTGGCCGAGTTCTATCGGGTGCTCAAGCCCGGTGGCTACCTGCTGTTCGCCGAATCCACCGAGGCCTATATCGACACCTGGGTGATTCGCTGGCTGTTCCGCCATCCGATGCACGTACAAAAAAGCGCCGGTCAGTACCTGCAGATGATTGCCCGGCAAGGTTTCGAGTTCACCCAGGACAACGTGTCCTATCCCTACCTGTGGTGGAGTCGGGCCAAGGACTTCGGTCTGCTGGAACGCCTTGGCCTGCGCCAGCCGCCGCCGGTGGGCCAGCGCGAGGAAACCCTGGTCAATGTCGTGGCCCGCAAGCCACTCGATCCCCCTGTCGACGAGCAAGGTCCATCCGCATGA
- a CDS encoding DUF3261 domain-containing protein, with product MIRALLLGCLLLLGACASRAPLPEHTPSLPLPLQLHVQRQLQDQSQDWLLVVQAEGQALRWSLMDPLGIPLARQRLVAGQWQADGLLPPNPQARELFAALLFALTPGEQLSDSYPNAHQQGSQRRLEPRWQVDYRQALDFTLELTDGPRYHITALSAEATP from the coding sequence ATGATCCGTGCCCTGCTGCTCGGTTGTCTCCTGTTGCTGGGCGCGTGCGCCAGCCGGGCGCCGCTACCCGAGCACACGCCCTCGCTGCCATTGCCGTTGCAACTGCATGTGCAGCGACAACTCCAGGACCAGAGCCAGGACTGGCTACTGGTGGTCCAGGCCGAGGGCCAGGCCCTGCGTTGGTCGTTGATGGACCCCCTGGGCATTCCCCTGGCACGCCAGCGCCTGGTAGCAGGACAGTGGCAGGCCGACGGCCTGCTGCCCCCCAATCCGCAAGCCAGGGAGCTGTTCGCCGCACTGCTGTTCGCCCTGACGCCCGGGGAGCAATTGTCCGACAGCTACCCTAATGCCCACCAACAGGGCAGCCAGCGTCGCCTGGAGCCACGCTGGCAGGTCGACTATCGACAGGCGCTGGATTTCACCCTGGAGCTAACGGACGGCCCGCGTTACCACATCACCGCGTTGAGCGCCGAGGCCACGCCATGA
- a CDS encoding MMPL family transporter, which produces MTLPSERWLPRCFLILLALVLALGAWQWRHGAPLSANLMELVPGTAPDALELQAEQRMQEPLNREILVLVGHAERQRALDMARELGGQWQASGLFDKVQWNLQADLPALRKQLLQGRLAMLSAKDRQQLLEQPQAFIQQRVQSLFDPFAGFTLVPSQDDWLGLTGRIQNNQPQHGAVQLDVGSGALVAEADGKHWVLLRAHTGGNAFDMQLPLQVAELLQHSREQAATQQVQLLAASGLLYAANGQQQASREITWVGGGATLGILALLLLAFRRWRALLAFVPVLVGMSFGAVACVALFGHMHVMTLVLGSSLIGVAVDYPLHYLSKSWSLNPWRSWPALRLTVPGLTLSLVTSCIGYLALAWTPFPALTQIAVFSAAGLLGAYLSAVCLLPALLKHVEPRPARWPLQVAEALLRLRAALLARVPSPILLVLLGLFCAAGLWQLQSKNDIRQWVSAPPQLLQEAQAIVRITGYQPTSQFFLVRASDQQQLLERLNALDERLQALVSLGKLKGYLGLNQLLSPPEDQQRVRAALGKLPGFWQPLLELGVPEHALQAELQALQQLPVEDIDSALAGPLAEPYRPLWLGATSDGVAAMVSLQGLNDAALLRVQSDDLPGVQLVDRLGELNRVFAATQVSAAELKLASCVLIVLLLILPFGIGGALRLVALPLLAALCSLASLGWLGQPLTLFSLFGLLLVTAISVDYAILMREQIGGAAVSLLGTLLAALTTWLSFGLLAISSTPAVSNFGLAVSLGLAFSFILAPWAGHGAHPGATTEQPTC; this is translated from the coding sequence ATGACTTTGCCGAGTGAGCGCTGGTTACCGCGATGCTTCCTGATCCTGCTGGCGCTGGTCCTGGCCCTGGGTGCCTGGCAATGGCGCCATGGCGCGCCGCTGTCGGCCAATCTCATGGAGCTGGTGCCTGGCACGGCTCCCGACGCCCTGGAGCTCCAGGCCGAACAACGTATGCAGGAGCCGTTGAACCGGGAGATCCTGGTACTGGTGGGGCATGCCGAACGCCAACGGGCGCTGGACATGGCCCGAGAGCTGGGCGGGCAGTGGCAAGCCAGCGGCCTGTTCGACAAGGTCCAGTGGAACCTGCAAGCCGACCTGCCGGCGCTGCGCAAGCAACTGCTGCAAGGCCGCCTGGCGATGCTCTCGGCCAAGGATCGCCAACAGCTGCTCGAACAGCCCCAGGCCTTCATCCAGCAACGGGTGCAGAGCCTGTTCGACCCCTTCGCCGGCTTCACCCTGGTACCCAGCCAGGATGACTGGCTGGGCCTGACCGGGCGCATCCAGAACAATCAGCCGCAACACGGTGCGGTACAGCTGGACGTCGGCAGCGGTGCCCTGGTGGCCGAGGCCGATGGCAAGCATTGGGTGTTGCTGCGCGCCCACACCGGCGGCAACGCTTTCGACATGCAACTGCCCCTGCAAGTGGCCGAACTGCTGCAGCACAGCCGCGAGCAAGCGGCCACGCAGCAGGTGCAGCTATTGGCCGCCAGCGGCTTGCTGTATGCCGCCAACGGACAACAACAAGCCTCGCGGGAAATCACCTGGGTCGGCGGTGGTGCGACCCTGGGTATCCTGGCGCTGCTGCTCCTGGCCTTTCGTCGCTGGCGCGCGCTGCTGGCCTTTGTCCCGGTGCTGGTGGGCATGTCGTTCGGTGCCGTGGCCTGCGTCGCCCTGTTCGGCCACATGCATGTCATGACCCTGGTCCTGGGTTCGAGCCTGATCGGGGTCGCCGTCGACTATCCCCTGCATTACCTGTCCAAGAGCTGGAGCCTGAATCCCTGGCGCAGCTGGCCGGCCTTGCGCCTGACCGTGCCGGGCCTGACCCTGAGCCTGGTCACCAGTTGCATCGGCTACCTGGCCCTGGCCTGGACCCCCTTCCCGGCCCTGACCCAGATCGCTGTGTTTTCCGCCGCTGGCCTGCTGGGGGCCTACCTGTCGGCGGTGTGCCTGCTGCCGGCGCTGCTCAAGCATGTCGAGCCACGCCCGGCACGCTGGCCACTGCAGGTCGCCGAAGCCCTGCTCCGCCTCCGCGCTGCGCTACTGGCGCGAGTGCCGAGCCCGATCTTGCTGGTCCTGCTGGGGCTGTTCTGTGCCGCCGGCCTGTGGCAACTCCAGAGCAAGAACGATATCCGCCAGTGGGTGAGCGCGCCGCCACAACTGCTGCAAGAGGCCCAGGCCATCGTGCGGATCACCGGCTATCAGCCCACCAGCCAGTTCTTCCTGGTGCGGGCGAGCGACCAGCAGCAACTCCTGGAGCGCCTGAACGCCCTGGATGAGCGCCTCCAGGCATTGGTCAGCCTGGGCAAGCTCAAGGGCTACCTGGGCCTGAACCAGTTACTCAGCCCTCCCGAGGACCAACAGCGCGTGCGTGCGGCACTCGGCAAGCTGCCCGGTTTCTGGCAGCCACTGCTGGAGCTGGGCGTACCGGAACACGCCTTGCAGGCCGAACTCCAAGCGCTGCAACAGCTGCCCGTGGAAGACATCGACAGTGCCCTCGCCGGCCCCCTGGCCGAGCCATACCGACCGCTATGGCTGGGAGCGACGAGCGATGGCGTAGCGGCGATGGTCAGCCTGCAGGGCCTCAATGACGCGGCCCTGCTGCGGGTGCAGAGCGACGACTTGCCAGGAGTGCAGCTGGTCGACCGCCTGGGCGAGCTGAACCGGGTGTTCGCGGCCACCCAGGTCAGCGCCGCCGAGCTCAAGCTGGCCTCCTGCGTACTGATCGTGCTGTTGCTGATCCTGCCTTTCGGTATCGGTGGCGCCCTGCGCCTGGTGGCCCTGCCACTGTTGGCGGCCCTGTGCAGCCTGGCCAGCCTCGGCTGGCTGGGACAACCCCTGACACTGTTCAGCCTGTTCGGCCTGTTGCTGGTGACCGCGATCAGCGTCGACTACGCGATTCTCATGCGCGAGCAGATCGGCGGCGCCGCGGTGAGCCTGCTGGGTACCTTGCTGGCAGCCCTGACGACCTGGCTGTCGTTCGGCCTGCTGGCCATCTCCAGTACCCCGGCGGTGAGCAACTTCGGCCTTGCCGTGAGCCTGGGGCTGGCGTTCAGCTTCATCCTCGCGCCCTGGGCCGGCCACGGGGCGCATCCGGGAGCCACCACCGAGCAACCAACGTGCTGA
- a CDS encoding outer membrane lipoprotein carrier protein LolA yields the protein MNFCKPLLLACLLVLGLPSQAQAFDLQQLSDQLARPEVIHGRFIQEKHLRALAQPLTSKGHFVLARNHGLLWLLQTPLQQDYRMTPKGIARRDGAGWQMLPGKSAGAEQNRLFLAVLQGDSSGLQRDFELKLQGSAQAWQLQLIPRSLLLQQIFTQINIEGGSLVQRIELLETQGDRTVMTMQDSTSAQPLSDTEQHDFAE from the coding sequence ATGAATTTCTGCAAACCCTTGCTGCTGGCCTGCCTGCTGGTGCTGGGCCTGCCCTCCCAGGCCCAGGCCTTCGATCTGCAACAGCTGAGCGACCAGCTTGCGCGACCGGAGGTGATCCATGGCCGCTTCATCCAGGAAAAACACCTGCGGGCCCTGGCCCAGCCACTGACCAGCAAGGGCCACTTCGTCCTGGCCAGGAACCATGGCCTGCTGTGGCTGTTGCAGACGCCACTGCAGCAGGACTACCGCATGACGCCCAAGGGCATCGCCCGACGCGACGGCGCAGGTTGGCAGATGCTGCCGGGCAAGAGCGCCGGGGCCGAACAGAACCGCCTGTTCCTCGCCGTCCTGCAAGGTGACAGCAGCGGCCTGCAACGAGACTTCGAACTCAAGTTGCAAGGCAGCGCGCAAGCCTGGCAGTTGCAGCTGATTCCTCGCTCGCTGCTGCTCCAGCAGATCTTCACCCAGATCAACATCGAGGGCGGCAGCCTGGTGCAGCGCATCGAACTGCTGGAGACCCAGGGCGACCGCACGGTGATGACCATGCAGGACAGCACCAGCGCCCAGCCCCTGAGTGACACGGAGCAACATGACTTTGCCGAGTGA
- a CDS encoding beta-ketoacyl-ACP synthase, which produces MKRVVVTGMAGITSLGNDWASIVERFAANRSGIRRMDEWDRFSELNTRLAGPIDDFLVPGHWTRKQLRSMGRVSRLAVGAAEQALADAGLLGDPSIKDGRMGVACGSSTGSTDEIKAFGNMLLNSVAEGLNANSYVRMMPHTTAANISIFFGLTGRLIPTSSACTSGSQGIGYAYEAIKFGRLPLMLAGGAEELCPTEAMVFDALYATSLKNDAPHSSPRPYDCDRDGLVIGEGGGMLVLEELEHALARGARIHAEIVGFGSNADGQHTTRPEQATMRRAMELALEDAALAPAAIGYVNGHGTATEQGDIAETQATSSLFGSRMPISSQKSFLGHTLGACGALESWFSIEMLNRDLYVHTCNLDRVDPRCGELDYLQGGLRAMSHEYVMNNNFAFGGVNTSLIFRRWP; this is translated from the coding sequence ATGAAACGCGTGGTCGTCACCGGCATGGCCGGCATCACTTCCCTGGGCAACGACTGGGCCAGCATCGTCGAGCGCTTCGCCGCCAACCGCAGCGGGATCCGGCGCATGGACGAATGGGACAGGTTCAGCGAACTCAATACCCGCCTGGCTGGCCCCATCGACGATTTCCTCGTGCCCGGGCACTGGACCCGCAAGCAATTGCGCAGCATGGGCCGGGTCTCGCGGCTCGCGGTCGGCGCCGCCGAACAGGCACTGGCCGATGCCGGGCTGCTGGGCGACCCCTCGATCAAGGATGGGCGCATGGGTGTGGCCTGCGGCTCGTCCACCGGTAGCACGGACGAGATCAAGGCCTTCGGCAACATGCTGCTGAACTCGGTGGCCGAAGGGCTCAACGCCAACTCCTACGTGCGCATGATGCCCCACACCACGGCGGCCAATATCAGCATCTTCTTCGGCCTTACCGGGCGCCTGATCCCCACCTCCAGCGCCTGCACCAGCGGCAGCCAGGGCATCGGCTATGCCTATGAGGCGATCAAGTTCGGCCGCCTGCCGCTGATGCTCGCCGGCGGCGCCGAAGAGCTGTGCCCCACCGAAGCCATGGTGTTCGATGCGTTGTATGCCACCAGCCTGAAGAATGACGCGCCCCACAGCAGCCCGCGGCCCTACGATTGCGATCGCGACGGTCTGGTGATCGGCGAAGGCGGCGGCATGCTGGTCCTGGAAGAGCTGGAGCACGCCCTGGCCCGGGGTGCGCGGATCCACGCGGAAATCGTCGGTTTCGGCAGCAACGCCGATGGCCAGCACACCACCCGCCCGGAGCAGGCCACCATGCGCCGGGCCATGGAGTTGGCGCTGGAGGACGCCGCCCTGGCGCCCGCCGCCATCGGCTACGTCAATGGCCATGGCACCGCCACCGAACAGGGCGATATCGCCGAGACCCAGGCCACCAGCAGCCTGTTCGGCAGCCGCATGCCCATCAGCTCGCAGAAGAGTTTCCTCGGCCACACCCTGGGCGCCTGCGGGGCCCTGGAGTCCTGGTTCAGCATCGAGATGCTCAACCGCGACCTGTACGTGCACACCTGCAACCTGGACCGGGTCGACCCTCGCTGCGGCGAGCTGGACTACCTGCAGGGTGGCCTGCGTGCCATGAGCCATGAATACGTGATGAACAACAACTTTGCCTTCGGCGGCGTCAACACCTCGTTGATCTTCCGTCGCTGGCCCTGA
- the fabG gene encoding 3-oxoacyl-ACP reductase FabG, giving the protein MTDSVLVTGSSRGIGRAIALRLAQAGYDLVLHCRSGRSEAEAVQVEVQALGRKARILQFDVCDRAACKAVLEADVETHGAYYGVVLNAGLTRDGAFPALGEEDWDQVLRTNLDGFYNVLHPVMMPMIRRRAPGRIVCITSVSGLIGNRGQVNYSASKAGLIGAAKALAIELGKRKITVNCVAPGLIDTAMLDENVPVEELLKMIPAQRMGTPEEVAGAVNFLMSAEAAYITRQVLAVNGGLC; this is encoded by the coding sequence ATGACTGACTCCGTACTGGTCACCGGCTCCAGCCGTGGCATCGGCCGCGCCATCGCCCTGCGTCTGGCCCAGGCCGGCTATGACCTGGTGCTGCACTGCCGCAGCGGCCGCAGCGAAGCTGAAGCCGTCCAGGTCGAGGTCCAGGCCCTGGGCCGCAAGGCCCGCATCCTGCAATTCGACGTCTGCGACCGCGCGGCCTGCAAGGCCGTACTGGAAGCCGATGTCGAGACCCATGGCGCCTATTACGGCGTGGTACTCAACGCCGGCCTGACTCGCGACGGTGCCTTCCCGGCCCTGGGCGAAGAGGACTGGGACCAGGTGCTGCGCACCAACCTCGATGGTTTCTACAACGTCCTGCACCCGGTGATGATGCCGATGATCCGCCGCCGCGCCCCTGGCCGCATCGTTTGCATCACCTCGGTCTCGGGACTGATCGGCAATCGTGGCCAGGTCAACTACAGCGCGTCCAAGGCCGGCCTGATCGGCGCCGCCAAGGCCCTGGCCATCGAACTGGGCAAGCGCAAGATCACCGTCAACTGCGTGGCCCCGGGCTTGATCGACACCGCCATGCTGGACGAAAACGTGCCGGTGGAAGAACTGCTGAAGATGATCCCGGCGCAGCGCATGGGCACCCCGGAAGAGGTGGCCGGCGCGGTGAACTTCCTGATGTCCGCCGAAGCCGCCTACATCACCCGCCAGGTACTGGCGGTGAACGGGGGCCTGTGCTGA
- a CDS encoding beta-ketoacyl-[acyl-carrier-protein] synthase family protein, with product MTAYLNALGVICALGRNRREVARSLFSGDCSGMREEPRWVPGRSLPVAAIQGPLADMPAGQEAHRSRNNQLLLEAALQIEDDIHRAIQRYGQARIGIVLGTSTSGIDEASQGIARYLQDHKLPADYDYRQQELGAPANFLADWLQLSGPAYVISTACTSSARALLSARRLLDLGVCDAVLCGGVDSLCKLTLNGFSALEAVSGQRCNPFSQHRNGINIGEAAALFLMSREPTPGSSSALLGAGASCDAYHISAPAPDGRGALQAMRQALRSAGLEPGQIGYLNLHGTATQHNDAMESLAVAQLFPDGVPCSSTKPMSGHTLGAAGALEAAFCWLALSPDNPARALPPHVWDNQADPALPALRWVTAADRLDVHLPRRLMSNSFAFGGNNVSLIIGDAP from the coding sequence ATGACCGCTTATCTCAATGCCCTGGGAGTGATCTGCGCCCTGGGACGCAATCGCCGTGAAGTCGCCCGCAGTCTGTTTTCCGGGGACTGCTCCGGGATGCGCGAGGAGCCCCGATGGGTGCCCGGTCGCAGCCTGCCGGTGGCAGCGATACAGGGGCCGTTGGCCGACATGCCGGCCGGCCAGGAGGCTCACCGCAGTCGCAACAACCAGTTGCTGCTGGAGGCCGCGCTACAGATCGAGGATGACATCCACCGGGCCATCCAACGCTATGGCCAGGCCCGCATCGGTATCGTCCTGGGCACCAGCACCTCGGGGATCGACGAAGCCAGCCAGGGAATCGCCCGTTACCTGCAGGACCACAAGCTCCCCGCAGACTACGACTATCGCCAGCAAGAGCTGGGGGCACCGGCAAACTTTCTCGCCGACTGGTTGCAACTGAGCGGTCCGGCCTATGTGATCTCCACCGCCTGCACCTCCAGTGCCCGGGCCCTGCTCAGCGCCCGGCGCCTGTTGGACCTTGGGGTCTGCGACGCGGTGTTGTGCGGCGGTGTCGACAGCCTGTGCAAACTCACCCTCAACGGTTTCTCAGCCCTGGAGGCGGTATCCGGCCAGCGTTGCAACCCGTTTTCCCAGCATCGCAACGGCATCAACATCGGGGAGGCAGCGGCGCTGTTCCTGATGAGCCGGGAGCCCACGCCCGGGTCTTCCAGCGCCCTGCTGGGCGCGGGTGCCAGCTGCGATGCCTACCATATTTCCGCGCCGGCCCCCGATGGTCGTGGCGCGTTGCAAGCCATGCGCCAGGCCCTGCGCAGCGCCGGGCTGGAACCGGGACAGATCGGCTATCTGAACCTGCACGGTACGGCCACCCAACACAACGACGCCATGGAAAGCCTGGCCGTGGCGCAGCTGTTTCCCGATGGCGTGCCCTGCTCTTCGACCAAACCCATGAGCGGCCATACCCTGGGTGCCGCCGGAGCCCTTGAAGCGGCGTTCTGCTGGTTGGCCTTGAGCCCCGACAATCCCGCCCGGGCCTTGCCGCCCCACGTCTGGGACAACCAGGCCGATCCGGCCCTGCCAGCACTGCGCTGGGTGACCGCAGCCGACCGCCTGGACGTCCACTTACCGCGCCGCCTGATGAGCAACTCCTTCGCCTTCGGCGGCAACAACGTCAGCCTGATTATCGGAGATGCCCCATGA
- a CDS encoding sodium:proton antiporter, with protein MLILLFWLLVLALFALATHIGRRLGLIPIVSQLLLATFGLPLLMLLWVEPHWGLSGAQLVAPSWLKHSYSLGFALLLGHILSDVIDLRLDRQSLKIALPSFCLPFACGLAAATWLIPKQPWLGTLALGLLFAITAIPVLYLYLRHIQYPARATRRLVQAAILIDLTCWSLFALAQGSLELNSLLLPLAGACLPLLLRRLGLRHSMVYSLGFFGLLVVAEHYRLNALIFGIGYLLCMAALKLPLALPLKAAWMERLQTFVAIPLILTFGIVQIDVHGAMDSLGWVQLLALLLLPIASKLLGNWLGLSWAGASFEGARRWHESLLLNIRGLSEIVFLNLLLQQQLISPALYFALMLMGLIATLLPALAGLHRIPPATQNVASSNLNIAKPARSPSANS; from the coding sequence GTGCTGATCCTCCTGTTCTGGCTGCTGGTCCTGGCCCTGTTCGCCCTGGCCACGCACATCGGCCGACGCCTGGGCCTGATTCCGATCGTCAGCCAGCTACTGCTGGCGACCTTCGGCCTGCCTCTGCTGATGCTGCTTTGGGTCGAGCCCCATTGGGGGCTCAGTGGTGCGCAACTGGTGGCGCCGTCGTGGCTCAAGCACTCCTATAGCCTGGGCTTTGCCCTGCTGCTGGGACATATCCTGAGCGATGTCATCGACCTGCGCCTGGATCGCCAGAGCCTGAAGATCGCCCTCCCGAGCTTTTGCCTCCCCTTTGCCTGCGGCCTGGCCGCAGCCACCTGGCTAATACCGAAGCAACCCTGGCTGGGCACCCTGGCGCTGGGCTTGCTGTTCGCCATTACCGCCATTCCGGTGCTCTACCTGTACCTGCGGCATATCCAGTACCCGGCCCGGGCCACCCGGCGCCTGGTGCAGGCCGCGATCCTCATCGACCTGACCTGCTGGAGCCTGTTCGCCCTGGCCCAGGGCAGCCTGGAGCTGAACAGCCTGCTACTGCCCCTGGCCGGCGCCTGCCTGCCCTTGCTGCTGCGTCGCCTCGGCCTGCGCCACTCCATGGTCTACAGCCTGGGCTTCTTCGGCCTGCTGGTGGTCGCCGAGCACTACCGGCTCAATGCCCTGATATTCGGCATCGGCTACCTGCTGTGCATGGCGGCCCTCAAGCTACCGCTGGCGCTGCCGTTAAAGGCAGCCTGGATGGAACGCTTGCAGACCTTTGTCGCCATCCCGCTGATCCTGACCTTTGGCATCGTGCAGATCGATGTCCATGGGGCCATGGACAGTCTGGGCTGGGTGCAACTGCTGGCGCTGCTGCTCTTGCCGATCGCCAGCAAGCTGCTGGGCAACTGGCTGGGCCTGAGCTGGGCCGGCGCGTCTTTCGAAGGTGCCAGGCGCTGGCACGAAAGCCTGCTGCTGAACATCCGCGGCCTGAGCGAGATCGTGTTTCTCAACCTGCTGCTGCAACAGCAACTGATCAGCCCGGCGCTGTACTTCGCGCTGATGCTCATGGGCCTGATCGCCACCCTGCTACCGGCCCTGGCCGGCCTGCACCGAATACCTCCGGCCACGCAGAACGTGGCCTCCTCGAATCTGAACATCGCCAAACCGGCAAGGAGCCCTAGTGCCAACAGTTGA
- a CDS encoding ApeP family dehydratase, with amino-acid sequence MIDWPLAELLPHAGDMILIDHVLDFDEEQIHTRLEVRPGGLFNRPDGSLPAWVGIELMAQSVAAYAGCRARQQGQAVELGFLLGTRKFQCNVEHFPVGSILQIHALRSLEDDNGMGVFECHLDGPGITASARLNVFRPPQVSDYLQETPAPSTGTPS; translated from the coding sequence ATGATTGACTGGCCCCTCGCCGAACTGCTGCCCCATGCCGGGGACATGATCCTCATCGACCACGTCCTGGACTTCGATGAAGAACAGATCCACACGCGCCTGGAGGTTCGCCCCGGCGGCCTGTTCAACCGCCCCGACGGCAGCCTGCCGGCATGGGTCGGCATCGAGCTGATGGCCCAGAGCGTCGCGGCCTACGCGGGCTGCCGCGCCCGCCAACAGGGCCAGGCAGTGGAACTGGGCTTCCTCCTGGGCACCCGCAAATTCCAGTGCAATGTCGAACATTTCCCGGTCGGCAGCATCCTGCAGATCCATGCCTTGCGCTCCCTCGAGGACGACAACGGCATGGGTGTGTTCGAGTGCCACCTGGATGGGCCCGGCATCACCGCCAGCGCACGCCTGAACGTGTTCCGTCCGCCCCAGGTCTCCGATTACCTGCAGGAAACACCTGCCCCCTCTACAGGAACCCCGTCATGA
- a CDS encoding NAD(P)/FAD-dependent oxidoreductase, whose protein sequence is MPTVEMERRQVVVIGAGPSGAIAAALLKRQGHDVLIVERQHFPRFSIGESLLSHCLDFVEEAGMLEAVQDAGFQLKNGAAFAWGEHYSTFDFGDTFSNGKPTTFQVQRADFDQLLADQAALQGVQIRYGQEVIAVDIERAQPQLECRREDGSQYRIEADFILDASGYGRVLPRLLQLEAPSNFPVRRAVFTHIEDRIDCEHFDRNKILITTHPEHRDIWFWSIPFSNGRCSVGVVAAESHFAGRDSDLDACLRGFIAQTPSLARVLQNAEWDTPARTIGGYSANVSTLHGPGFALLGNAAEFLDPVFSSGVTIAMRSASMAASVLHRQLQGQSVDWEEEFAEPLKRGVDTFRCYVEGWYAGTFQDVIYHPGSSQEIRRMISSILAGYAWDTRNPFVSEPRRRLKALSEVCARACA, encoded by the coding sequence GTGCCAACAGTTGAAATGGAACGTCGCCAGGTCGTGGTGATCGGTGCCGGCCCTTCAGGGGCCATCGCGGCCGCGCTGCTCAAGCGCCAGGGCCACGACGTACTGATCGTCGAGCGCCAACATTTCCCACGCTTCTCCATCGGCGAAAGCCTGCTGTCCCACTGCCTGGACTTCGTCGAGGAGGCCGGCATGCTCGAGGCCGTTCAAGACGCCGGTTTCCAGCTCAAGAACGGCGCGGCCTTCGCCTGGGGCGAGCACTACAGTACCTTCGATTTCGGCGACACCTTCAGCAACGGCAAACCCACCACGTTCCAGGTCCAGCGGGCCGACTTCGATCAGTTGCTGGCCGACCAGGCGGCCCTGCAAGGGGTACAGATCCGCTATGGACAGGAAGTCATCGCGGTGGACATCGAGCGAGCACAACCACAGCTGGAATGTCGCCGCGAAGACGGCAGCCAGTACCGTATCGAGGCCGACTTCATCCTTGATGCCAGTGGCTACGGCCGGGTCTTGCCACGCTTGCTGCAACTGGAGGCCCCCTCGAACTTCCCGGTACGCCGGGCGGTGTTCACCCATATCGAGGATCGCATCGACTGCGAGCACTTCGATCGCAACAAGATCCTCATCACCACCCATCCGGAACACCGCGACATCTGGTTCTGGAGCATTCCCTTCAGCAACGGGCGCTGTTCGGTGGGCGTGGTCGCCGCCGAGTCTCACTTCGCCGGGCGCGATAGCGACCTGGATGCCTGCCTGCGCGGCTTCATTGCCCAGACCCCGAGCCTGGCCAGGGTCCTGCAAAACGCCGAGTGGGACACCCCGGCCCGGACCATCGGTGGCTACTCGGCCAATGTCAGTACCCTGCACGGCCCGGGCTTCGCCTTGCTGGGCAATGCCGCGGAATTTCTCGACCCGGTGTTCTCCTCGGGCGTGACCATCGCCATGCGCTCGGCGAGCATGGCCGCCAGCGTGCTGCACCGTCAGCTGCAAGGCCAGAGCGTGGATTGGGAAGAGGAATTCGCCGAACCGCTCAAGCGCGGCGTGGACACTTTCCGCTGCTACGTCGAGGGCTGGTACGCCGGCACCTTCCAGGATGTGATCTACCACCCGGGCAGCTCCCAGGAGATCCGCCGCATGATCAGCTCGATCCTCGCCGGCTATGCCTGGGATACCCGCAATCCCTTCGTCAGCGAACCGCGCCGCCGGCTCAAGGCGCTGTCGGAAGTCTGTGCGAGGGCTTGCGCATGA